A genomic region of Anas acuta chromosome 1, bAnaAcu1.1, whole genome shotgun sequence contains the following coding sequences:
- the BCL2L14 gene encoding apoptosis facilitator Bcl-2-like protein 14, translating to MSSPNDVSMEEIPLEDNERDSIEYKILMAYAQRRLSASRYKKLLKKETNAPKSSSLIRSELEIHHQGGKDSSSQTLECQSGMRKQHSKKKRKQKHLSRYCLPFFCSRAEQEKPPKTSVPESRTFGTCTESLSVKSCHHQTIEKADVNNIADHPPSQSGEKADVDHIADKLAKLITSRPQSSPSGVMFKMLVHSQSLEEDGKDTAEGNESEGNDEEKTIQQIVALLRKSGDQLEEKFKKDRTFYQQFRDMLSYTFFERITDTFLEDVSADSTNETESQLQCAKVAFTLEIATRLTAVDNHPMNLVMGFGSKYLREHFSLWIRDRGGWEKAVTSLDQEEVE from the exons ATGTCTTCACCAAATGATGTCAGTATGGAAGAAATACCGCTGGAAGACAACGAGCGAGACAGCATAGAATACAAGATCCTGATGGCCTATGCACAGCGGCGGTTGTCTGCCAGCAGATACaagaaacttctgaaaaaagaGACAAATGCACCAAAATCATCATCCTTAATCAGGAGTGAATTAGAGATTCATCATCAAGGGGGAAAAGACAGTTCAAGTCAAACATTGGAATGCCAGAGTGGCATgaggaagcagcacagcaaaaagaaaagaaaacaaaaacatttatcaaGATATTGTCTACCcttcttctgcagcagagcagagcaggaaaagcCCCCAAAAACTTCTGTACCTGAAAGTCGCACTTTTGGTACATGCACTGAGAGCCTTTCAGTAAAGAGTTGTCATCATCAGACAA TTGAAAAAGCAGATGTCAACAACATTGCGGACCACCCTCCTTCCCAATCAGGTGAAAAAGCAGATGTTGACCACATTGCAGACAAACTTGCCAAGCTCATTACTTCCAGACCTCAGTCATCTCCTTCAGGTGTGATGTTCAAGATGCTGGTGCATTCCCAGTCTCTGGAAGAAGATGGCAAAGATACTGCTGAGGGAAATGAGAGTGAAGGAAATG atgaagaaaagacaATACAACAAATAGTTGCACTGTTAAGAAAATCAGGGGATCAACTAGAAGAAAAG ttcaaaaaGGACAGGACTTTCTATCAGCAATTCAGAGACATGTTGTCCTACACCTTCTTTGAGAGGATCACTGATACGTTCCTGGAGGATGTCTCAGCAGATTCAACAAATGAGACAGAAAGCCAGCTACAATGTGCCAAAGTTGCCTTCACGCTGGAAATTGCCACCAGACTTACTGCTGTGGACAACCATCCTATGAACCTGGTCATGGGCTTTGGATCAAAGTACCTCAGAGAACACTTCAGTCTGTGGATTCGTGACCGGGGAGGATGG GAGAAGGCTGTGACTTCACTGGATCAGGAAGAAGTAGAATAA